The sequence TAAAATCTTCCAAGCTGAGGCAATTTTTTTACCATTGGCTTCTCCACCGAAAGCATCCACCGCATTAACACGCATGCGACGGCCAATAACATTTTCAACCAAAATCATCGGAATACCGATAACAATCATGGCGATACAAAATAAGAAAACATAAGCACCACCGCCATTTTCACCAACTAAATAGGGAAAACGCCAAGTTGCACCAAAACCAACAGTTGCCCCTGCAACCGTCATAATATACGCCAATCGATTTGACCAGGATTGACGCTCTTCCTTTTGATTTGCCATTTCATACTCCAGAGGCTAAATAAAAATAAAGCTTGTTGCCAATACAGCAAGCGGTGATTTTTTTAGAAAAATTTGCTAATAGTTAAATAAAAAGTGCGAATAACTCGCCCACTTTGATTCTTGAATCTGCATTCTGCCCGATAGAACGCTGTACCTGAATAGACTGCATTTGTGCTGACTGATAAATCTGACGAGTAAATTCCGTATCATGATTAGAGATTAAAACAGGAATGCCCTGCTCTTTCATTTCAAAAGCTAACTGGGCCAAACGCATTTGTTGCGCCAGACTAAATCCTCCTCCGGCATATTGGGTAAAATTAGTTTCCTGTTTTAAAGGTGCATAGGGAGGATCGCAATAGATAACACAATCACTTGGGGATTGTTTAATCTGCTCAAACACTTGCTCAAAATCCGCACAAACAAACTCCGCTTTCTGAGCTTTTTCTGCAAAAAAACGCAGCTCTTTTTCCGGAAAATAATGCGTTTTATAACGCCCAAACGGCACGTTATAACCCTGTTTTTTGTTATAACGACACAATCCGTTATAGCCGAAACGATTTAAATAGAGAAAAATTACTGAGCGACGAAAACTATCCTTTGAACGATTAAATTCCGTACGACGTGCTTTATAAAAGGCTTCTGTATTTGCTTTAGGGTGTAAAAAAAGTAATTTCGTATGAGCAATATATTGCTCTACGTCACCTTTTACTACATTGAAAAGATTGATTAAATCAGGATTAACATCAGCTAAAATATAGCGCTCAAAGTCAGTATTTAGAAAAACCGAACCCGCACCGACAAAAGGCTCAACTAAACAAGCCTTTTTCGGCAAATGGGTTTGGATATCTGATATTAAGCGATATTTACCGCCTGCCCATTTTAAAAAGGCTCTATGTTTAGGATGATTCATGAACAGATAAAATTAACGCTGGGTAAAACGCTCTATAGATGCCAACACTTGTGCTTCAGTTGCTTTTGCCGAAACATAAGCTTGACCAAGCGATTTCAATAAAATTAAACGTAATTGACCACTCAACACTTTTTTATCACGCCACATATAAGGCAAATATTCCACAGGCTCCATACCATCGGGAGAAACGGTCGGCAAATTGGCTCGCGCCAGGAGCTTTTCCAAACGACCTACATCCTCTTCACTTAAATCACCTAAAATATGAGATAAGGCAGCAGCTTCAAGCATTCCAACAGAAACCGCTTCTCCATGCAGCCATACACCATAGCCCATTCTCGCTTCAATAGCATGGCCAAAAGTATGACCTAGGTTTAATAACGCACGATCGCCTTTTTCTGTTTCATCGCGGGCAACTACATCTGCCTTTAACTGACAGCAACGCTGAATGCAATATTCCAAAGCATCTTGTTGCAAATTAACTAAATCATCAATATGCTTTTCCAACCATTCAAAAAACGGCAGGTCAAAAATAGCACCATATTTAATTACCTCTGCTAATCCTGCACTCACTTCACGCTTTGCTAAAGTGTGCAAAGTATCAGTATCTACAATAACTGAAACCGGCTGGTAAAATGCACCAATCATATTTTTGCCAAGGGAATGATTCACAGCTGTTTTTCCACCCACAGATGAATCCACTTGTGCCAATAAGGTTGTAGGAATCTGGATAAAGCGGATACCTCGCTGGTAAGACGCAGCTGTAAAACCCGCTACATCGCCAATTACACCACCACCTAATGCAATAAGAGTGGTATCTCGATTGTGATTTTTTTCTAAAAGCGCGGTAAAAATTAAGTTTAATGAGTCTAAGGTTTTATGCTGTTCACCATCAGGAATTAAAACCGAATCAACCTGACAACCTAGCTCTGTCAAGGCTTGTGTAACAGTAGCAAGATAGTGTGTTGCAATAGTTGGATTTGAAACCACCATGACTTTATCACCTGCTTTTAACGGGCGATAACTGGCAGGATCATTTAATAGACCCGCACCAATTATAATCGGGTAACTGCGTTCTTTTAATTCAACATTTACTTGCAACATATCTTAGCTCCTTTCCTACTGTGTCGCTCTACACTATTGTAAATTATCTATTAAATCAATAATTTGTGTCGCAACTACTTTCGCACTTTGTTCATCCGTATGAATAGTAATGTCGGCAATTTCTTCATAAAGCGGATTACGGATTTTCGCTATCTCTTCTAGCGTTTTACGTGGATCTTCCGTTTTTAATAGAGGGCGTTTTTTATCACGTTGAGTTCGTTCAAATTGTTTATCAACCGTCGTTTCTAAATAAACCACAATACCACGGGCAGACAATACATTACGATTATCTTTGGATAATACGGAACCACCACCGGTTGAAAGTACAATACCATGATTTTGCGTTAATTCGTTCAGAATTCGCTCTTCACGTTTACGAAATCCGGCTTCACCTTCAACATCAAAAATCCAATCAATTTCCGCACCGGCTCTTTCCTCAATAACACTATCGGAATCAATAAACTCCATACCTAAAATTTGAGCGAGCTGGCGACCAATAGTGCTTTTACCTGCCCCCATAGGCCCAACTAAAAAAATGTTACGTTTTTCAGCCATTATTCTTTCTTCTTTTTAAATTTAATAAACATTTGATTTGTGAAATTAAAAGAAAAAACGACCGCTTGTGACTTACAAGCGGTCTGATTTCTTATAAAAATTGCAATAAAATCTATTTATTGACTAAGGAATATACAAATAACTCACAAATCGCCCAAAATAAAATTGGTGGTTATTATCGCAAGAAATGCCCCTATTTTTCAACTTTTAAGAGTAAATCCCACCATAAATTTATTGTAAATTAAAATAATTCACCACCTTTCAATACACCCGGAGGCGGCAAACCTAAACGCAATGGTTGCGTTTCCGTAGTAGGTGCTTTTTCCGTATAAGCCCTTTCGATAATATATCTTTTCGTTGGCTCGGTTCCTTTAATAAAAAACTCTTTACGTCCATTGCCTAAAAAGCCACTATTAGGATCAATATTTACTTCAATAATATTTTTCGGTAAAGGATCTTTTTTAACCGGTTTATCAGCCAAAGCCACTTTCATGTAACTTGTCCAAGCCGGTAAAGCAGTATTAGAACCCGAGGCATTCTTACCTAAATTTCTTTTATTATCATCAAAACCGACATATACCACAGTTGAAATATCTGCACCAAAACCGGCATACCAAGTAGCTTTAGCATTATTGGTTGTTCCTGTTTTCCCCCCCACATCAGCACGCTTAATTGAATTTAGCATACGATAGCTTGTGCCTCGCCAGCCATTCTCCGGTTCACCGGTAATTGCACTTGCCAAAGCACTACGCATTAAAAAGGCCAGTTCACTGCTAATAACATGTGGCGCATAACGAAGTCCTTTAACATGGTGAGATGATTCAGCCATTAAACTTGGAGCACTTTTTTCACCATTATTCGTTTGCTGTAATTCCGGATCAATCTCAGCATTCTCCTCAGCTAAATCTTCTTCTTTTGTTAAGGTTACCGGTGCGGTATTTACCTGTGTTTCATCATGAATTTTAACTGACTCAAAATACTCCGGCTCAGGATAAATAACAGGGTTATCACAGGCAGAGCATGCCACTACAGGATTTGCTTGATATAGCTCATAACCTTGAGCATCAATAATTCTGTCAATAATATATGGTTCAATTAAATAACCGCCATTCTCAAAAACAGCATAGGCACGAGCCATTTCAAGCGGAGTAAAAGAAGCAGCCCCTAGCGCTAAAGACTCCGTTGCCAGATATTGACTATGATTAAAGCCAAAACGTTGTAAATAGCCGGCAACATAATCAATACCCGCCATTTGCAATACACGAATCGCTACCATATTTTTTGATTTTCCTAATGCCACCCTTGCCCGTAATGGTCCACCATAAACACCATCAGCATTTTTAGGTCGCCACTCTTTCTGGCCTTTCTTTTTAATAACAATAGGAGAATCACTAATTGTGGTGGATAAACTTAAACCTTTATTCATTGCAGCTACATAAATAAATGGTTTAATTGCTGAACCAACCTGCACTAAAGATTGAGTTGCACGGTTAAAACGGCTTTGCTCAAAACTAAATCCACCAACAATCGCTTCAATTGCACCATTTTCGCTATTAATTGAAACTAATGCAGAATTAACTTCCGGAATCTGTCCCAGTACCCACTCTTTATTTTTATTTTGGCGTACCCAAATTTGCTCACCTGCTTTCAATCCTTTACTTGCAAATGAAGCATTTACACGCTTCAAACTATCGCTTTCACCATTAGCCAGCAAAATTGTATATTTTGATTTATCAACTTCAATCACTGCAGCCGGAGTAAAAGGTTCTGATTTTGGCAATTTACTTAAGTGATCGATAATCTTCTCTTCGTCCCAAGCTGAGTTACCTGTCCATAATTTTTCAGCCCCTCTCCAACCATGACGACGATCATAATCAATTAAATTCTCACGCAAAGCATCTTGTGCAGCTTTCTGGTCTGCCGAAATGACGGTCGCATACACTTTCAAGCCTTTGTTATATGCGATATTCTCGCCATAGCGTTTAACAATCTCTTGGCGTACCATTTCCGTTACATAGTCAGCTCTAAACTCTAAAGCCGCTCCGTAATAGCTTGCTACCACAGGTTCGGCTTTTGCTTTTTCATATTCTTCTTTAGAGATATCCCCTGTTTCTAACATTCGCCCCAATACTACATTGCGACGATCTTCTGCTCGTTTAACCGAATAAAGCGGATTCATTGTAGAAGGCGCTTTCGGTAAACCGGCGATAATTGCAATTTCAGATAGCGTAAGCTCACTTAGCGTTTTATTAAAATAAGTTTTAGCTGCCGCTGCTACACCGTGAGAACGATAGCCTAAATAAATTTTATTAAGGTAAAGTTCTAAAATTTCATCCTTGGTTAAAACCTGTTCAATTTCAAGGGCTAAAATCGCCTCTTTAGCCTTACGTTCTAAGCTTCGTTCAGGAGTAAGAAAAAAGTTTTTTGCTAATTGCTGAGTAATAGTACTTGCACCTTGGGTATCCCCTTGGCTGGTACGCCATAATGCACGCATAATGCCTCTAGGATCGATCCCTTTATGTTCATAAAAACGAGCATCCTCTGTTGCAAGAATGGCTTTACGCAACATTGGCGGAACATCCTCCAATTTCACAGGAATACGGCGCTCTTCACCTACCTCACCAATCAATTTACCATCTAAAGTAAAAATCTGCATAGGCTGTTGTAGCTCAACATTCTTTAACGTTGCCACATCTGGCAAATCTGATTTGATGTGCATATACAGCAAACCGGCGATTACCCCACCTAAAATGAAGAGCGAAAGTAAAGTACTAAATATTATTTTTGCGATCCGCATCGAAAAAATCTCTTTTGGTTAATGACTAAAAGGAAATATAAAGCCAATATTAAAGCCCTAAGTATAAGCGAAAAACGCTAACTTTGCCCTAATTAATTACAAATATTTACTTATTAATCAATTATGAAATTACTACAGAAAGTTTCAAAAGCTTGTTTGCAGCCCTATGTTTTAGGGCTAAGTGAAGATGAACATTACTACTGCTTAGTCAAAAAAGAAACCGAAAAATTCACTGTTTTCTGGCAAAAAAAGCCCTTTGACTTAGCTTGCTTTATTCAAATGAATACAAGCGAAAAACTCAATCAACACAGAGAAAAATTGAACCTAATTCGCCCTGTTTCGCACAGCTATATTTGGCGAAAAACTGTTTTTTTGCCAAAAACTTTAAACACAATTCAATTACACCAACACATTATTCAAATTTTGAAAAATGAGCAGCCACTTTCTATTGAAACATTAAATTTTGATTATCAACAATTCCCACTCAGTAATAACAATCTTAATAAAATTGTTATCTATGCATTACGTAAAAGCTATGCAGATAATCTCACTCAAATACCTTGCGTATTAGATTGTGAACTACATTGCTATATTAGAGCAATTTCTTACTTACTTTAAAAATCTAACAGACAAAACTGAATTTCCACCGTTTTCTTTCCAACAAAAAACTGTGCAATTCACTGAAGCCAATATCCGTTTTCTCCCAATAGCACCGGAGAACTGTATCAAAATCGAAGATATTGAAATTTCAGAATCGGAAATAAATAGCATACACAACAAGCATCTCTATCTGCTGGCTGTAGGAGCAAGTTTATGGAATGGCAAGGTATTGATTTAGCCAGCAATGCACAAAGTAAATGGGTATTTACAACATACTATCTGATTAAAAAGATGGCATTGGTGTCATTTTCTCTTATTGGAATAGCTCTATTTCTCATTTTTTATCATTTGCAAAAAAAGCAAGAAATTTACCCGCTTGTAGAGAAATTAAACCAATTACAAACAGAAAGTCGCGCTCTAGAAAATAAGATTGCAAATTTACAGAGCCATAATCAAGTCTCACTACCTGTTAGTACAAAAAAAGAGATAGAAAAATTCATACCATTGATTATGCAATTTCCGCTAAAAAAAGGCGGAATCAATACTATTCAACTTTATCATGACAACCGACTTTATTTAAAAATCAGTGGAAAGATCAGCTCACAAGAAGATTTTCAGGCACTTGATAAATACCTCAAAGAACAACAATTTTTTGAGTTAAAAACAGATCATATTAGTGTTAACAATAAAAATGAAACTGAATTTATTTTCACCCTTAAATATCAAGGATAAAAAATGGAATTCATCAAGAAAAAACTAATGCATTTATATCTAAACCCACATAAAAACGGGTTTATTTTTCTCTCTACCATTATTTATAAAAAGCAGATTATATTGATAATATTAACACTTATTTTTCTTATTTACCCAATAATTAACGTAGTTAAAATACACTTTTGGGAAATAGAAACAAAGCAAGAGATAATTAATCAAACCAAAGTTATTGAACATCAACAAGCAATATATAACACTTTGCTAGAAAAGGAGAAAGCACTAAACAATAAAAACTTTAATTTAACAAATATTAACGAAAACATACAGCAAATTGCTCAGAAAAATCGTCTTCAGATTCATAATCTGCAATGGAATTTAGAAAAAGGAAAAAGTATTGAACTGCAAGTAGTTCATCATAGTTCATCCATTTTTAATTTTATTCAAGAACTCAATCAGATTCCTTATTTAAAATTCAATATGATTTCTCTAACTAAATCTACTCAGGAAAGAAAACTGGAGCTCAATACTATTCTAGTACCTAGTACTAATAAGGAAGAATATGAATAAATATTTCTTATCTATTTTATTACTTTGCTGCAATGCAGTGGCAGATCCTTTTTTTGGCACGACTAACACTACAGAAAATGAACAATTAACAGAGGTAGAAAATGATATTGCAAAAAATAATGAAAATTTAACCGCTTGCAAACCTTCTACAAATCTATTTTCTATTAATCTACCTACTGAATTTGAAAAACTAAAACTAGTTGGTTTAATAAAAATAGATAATAGTTTTAGAGCATTATTTATTGATGAAAAAGATCAGCTTTTTGACTTCAGGGAAAATGAATTAGTCAACAATCATCAAATTGAGATAAAAACTATTACGCTTAAATCTATTACTTATATTGATTGGAAATTGACTCAACACTGTAATACGCCTTATGAAGTCACCTTAAAATTATAGAGGTTTATATGTCCAAAATTCTCTCATTATTATTGCTTACTCCTTCTCTTGTCTTAGCAAATACATTATCTATTTCATTAAAAAATGCCCCAACACCTGCAATATTGACCTATTTAGCAGAAGAAACCGATAAAAATATTGTATTGGAAGATAATATAGACACTAAAACCACCTTACGTTTAGACAATAAATCTATTGATGAAATATTAAAAACAATAAGTAAAATCAATAAATTATCGTTAAAGCAAGAGAATGATATTGCTTATATCAATAAACAAGAAAATAAGTTAGAAAGTATGCCACCAATCGCTCATTTGCAAAATAATGGGAAAATTCAACCGCTTGCTCCACCAAAACTTATCACGAAAACGATCAAACTTTATTATGCTAAAGCTTCTGAAATAATAGACTCTTTAACTAAAGGTAGTGGTACATTTCTATCGGAAAACGGCTATATTCATTTTGATGAAAGAAGTAATAGTTTGATTATTAAAGACAGCGAAAAGTCGTTACGAAATATAGAAAAATTAGTAAAAACACTCGATCATCCAACTGAGCAAATTGCTATAGAGGCCAGAATTGTAACTATTAGCAGCGAACACCTACAAGAGCTTGGTGTACGCTGGGGTATGTTTTCCTCAAGTCCGGATCATTATAAATTTGGCGGCAAGCTGGAAGGCAATGGTTTGAACAATGTGGCTAACAATTTAAATGTTAATTTCCCGGTAGCAAATGGAGCTTCTGCGGTATTACAAGTTGCCTCAATTAATAGTCGCCTACTAGATTTGGAGCTTTCTGCACTTGAGCAAGAAAACAGTGTAGAAATTATTGCAAGCCCCCGCCTACTCACTACCAATAAAAAAGCCGCCAGTATCAAACAAGGTACGGAAATTCCTTATGTGATGTATAACACAAAATCAGAAGCAACTGATGTTGAGTTTAAAGAAGCCGTATTAGGGCTGGAAGTTACCCCTCACCTTTCCACGCACAATCAGATCTTACTGGATCTGATTGTGACTCAAAATTCTCCTAATTCGCAATCCGGTAGCAGTGGTTTAATTACCATAGATAAACAAGAATTGAATACACAAGTCTTTGCCAAACACGGAGAAACCATTGTTTTAGGTGGTATTTTCCAACATTTAACCCAAAAAGGAGAAGATAAAGTACCAATTTTAGGCTCAATTCCCTTTATTAAACGGCTGTTTAGCCAAACCCGAGATAAAATCAGCAAGCGGGAATTAGTCATTTTCGTTACCCCTTATATTTTGCAATCTAGTGAGAAAACCATCACCACCTCAAAATTAAAATAGCATAAATTTAAGCAAAAAGAGGGGAATTGTGATAGAATCAGCCGTCATTTTTTGCTGTTAGAAATTAAGAGGTATTATGAAAGTTTCTCCCCGTCGCCGTGCAAGAGAATGTGCAGTGCAAGCAATTTATTCTTGGTACATTTCTCACAATACAGTTGAAGAGGTCGAATTAGCCTTTGTTACCGATCAAGATATGAATGGCGTTGATATGCCTTACTTCCGTAAACTTTTCCGTGGTGTTGTCAATAATGTTGAAGCCATTGATGAAGCATTACGTCCTTATTTAGATCGTAATGAAGCCGATATCGACCCAATTGAACGTTCTATTTTGCGTTTATCCGGCTATGAATTAAAATTTGAGCATGATGTACCTTTCCGTGTAGTTATTAATGAAGGTATTGAGGTTGCAAAAGTATTTGGTTCCGATGATAGCCACAAATACATTAACGGTATTTTAGACAAATTAGCCCCAGCATTAGGAAAGAAATAGCCACTTCCCCAATTTTGTAACAAAATTGGGGATTTTGATAATAAATAATCTCAAGGAAATTTTATGGGTGAATTTGATATTATTGAACGCTACTTTAATGCCTCTCAACGTCCACCTCGCAAAGATGTATTACTTTCTATCGGTGATGACTGTGCAGTAACCTCCCTTAAGCCTAACCAACAGCTTGCGATTACAACAGATACGCTTGTCTGTGGCACACACTTTTTGCCGACTATTTCACCGGCTGATCTCGCTTACAAGAGTGTTGCAAGCAATTTAAGTGACCTCGCTGCAATGGGGGCTGAACCGGCGTGGTTCTCTTTAGCACTCACATTACCGGAAATTAATCACGAATGGCTGGCGGAATTTAGCACACATTTCTTTGAGATTCTGGACCATTATAACGTCGATTTAATTGGAGGAGATACCACACAGGGGCATCTCTCACTAACTATTACAGCCCAAGGGATTGTGCCACAAGATAGAGGCCTATTTCGCCATAATGCAAAAGTAGGTGATTGGATCTATGTCTCAGGCACGCTTGGAGATAGCGCAGGCGGCTTAAAATTACTCCTTAACCAGACCGAAGAAACACCAACTTGGAATGCAGAAGAAAGCTACTTAATCCAACGCCATTTACGCCCAATACCTCGCGTGTTACTTGGCTTAACTATTGCCCCTATCGCAAATGCCGCCATTGATATTTCAGATGGGCTTTTATCTGATTTAAGCCATATTCTCAAACGCAGCGAATGTGGTGCGGTAGTAAATCTGGAAGATCTCCCGCTTTCAGAAGAATTACTCAAGCGTTACTCTCGTTCAGAGGCGGAGCATTTTGCATTAACCGGTGGGGAAGATTACGAACTCTGCTTTACCGTACCCAATGACAATAAACAAAAATTAGAAAAAGAATTAACGAATATCGGGGTAAATTATACTTGTATAGGGCAAATTCGTTCTGCAAAAGAAGGACTAACTTTATTACGTCATAATGAGCCTTACTCGCTGCCTAGCTATATCGGCTATGATCACTTCAAAAAATAAACTGTATGAAATCTATCGATCTTAAAAATCCAATCCATTTTTTTGCATTCGGATTTGGCTCAGGCTTATTAAAACCGGCCCCCGGCACCTGGGGAACAGTTGCAGGCTTAATTGTAGCAATTATATTATGGCATCTAACCAAATCTCCGTTATTTTTTGTTCTACTGACGCTCATCTCATTTATTTTTGGGTGCTATATTTGCACTCAAACCAGCCGAGATCTAGGTATCCACGATGACGGTAGAATTGTTTGGGACGAAATTGTCGCCATTTTTCTGATGTTTAGCTGCCTACCGGAATATAACTTGCTCGGTTACTTTTTTACCTTCATTAGTTTTCGATTTTTCGATATTGTAAAGCCTTACCCTATCCGATATTTTGACGAAAAACTCGAAAACGGATTAGGTATTATGTTTGACGATATTCTCGCGGCTATTTACTCCCTCATTTCACTGCATATTTTGTACTGTTTTATTTAAAGATTTTATGCTTACTATTTTATTTATCCATCTCGCAGGGCTTGCCAGTCCCGGCCCCGATTTTTTCTATGTAGTCAGACAATCTGCCAGCCATTCAACTAAAAGCGGTATTTTAGCTGCAATCGGTATTTCTCTTGGGATTGTTTTCTGGGCAGGATTTGCTATTTTTGGCTTAGCGTGGCTGAGCAATAACATTGGTTCTCTGTTTCAATACTGCATTATGTTATTGGGTGGCTGCTATCTTGCCTATATCGGCTTAAAAATGGTACGAGTGCGGGAAAATATCACCTTCGTTGAAGATAAATCTAACCTCATACCGTTAAACAGTTGCACAGAAATTAAAAAAGGTTTACTAATCAATATTTTTAATGCCAAAGCCGGTGTTTATTTCACCAGTGTAGTATCTGCTTATTTAGGTAAATTTAGCCAAACCTCACAAATGTTTGAGTTGCTGTTTTTATTTGTTTTCACTACTTTTCTCTATTTTGCACTTATCGCCTTACTGTTTTCACGCAAGCCGATAAGACAATTTTACGCCAAATACAGCCACTATATTGATAATGTGTCAGGTATCATCTTTATTTTATTTGGTTTAATGCTGATTTATGAAGGTATTACCCACCTAATACATTAGATCAAGCGGTTAAATTTTTACGAAAATTTGCGACAGCAAACTAGAATAAAATAGTGTTATTTTATACAGTTTCTGCTATGCTATCGCAAATTTCACTTTTGGACAAAAACATGATCGGACGATTACACGGCAACATTATTGAAAAACAACCACCGGAAATCTTACTTGATGTACAAGGGGTTGGCTATGAACTATTACTCCCCATGACAAGCTTTTACAGCTTGCCACCAGTTGGTGAAGAAACCAGCCTTTTCACTCATTTGGTGGTGCGTGAAGATGCCCACTTATTGTTTGGCTTTGCCCAAAAACAAGACCGAACCTTATTCCGTGAGCTGCTCAAAACTAACGGTGTTGGTCCTAAACTCGCTCTTGCGATTCTCTCTGCAATGTCTGTTTCCCAATTTGCCACCGCCATTGAAAATGAAGAATTGGCGAAACTCACTAAAATTCCGGGTATTGGACGAAAAACCGCCGAACGTTTATTAGTTGAATTAAAAGGCAAATTCAAAGGCATGGCACAAACAGATTTCTTTGTGGAAACATCTCATGATCAAATTGTTGCAACGCATGTACCGGATCCGGCAAATGAAGCCCTTGATGCCTTAATTGCTTTAGGTTACAAACCGGCTGACGCAGAAAAAATGATTAAGAAAGTAAACAAAGCCGGCGCGAGTAGCGAACAGCTCATTCGTGAAGCGTTAAAAAATTCATTATAAGTAAAGATTTATGATTGAAGCAGATAGAATCATTAGTGCCTCACCGAAGCGTGAGGAAGAAGTGATAGACAGAGCCATCCGTCCGAAATTACTCACTGACTATGTTGGTCAACCTTCGGTACGTGATCAAATGGAAATCTTTATTAAAGCCGCAAAACTGCGAGAAGAAGCCCTCGATCACCTCTTGATTTTCGGTCCACCGGGTTTAGGTAAAACCACTCTTGCTAATATCGTTGCCAATGAAATGGGGGTAAATATCCGTACCACTTCTGGGCCCGTGTTGGAAAAAGCGGGTGATCTGGCAGCAATGCTGACAAATCTGGAACCCTATGATGTGCTGTTTATTGATGAGATCCACCGTCTTTCGCCGGCAATTGAAGAAGTACTTTATCCGGCAATGGAAGATTATCAGCTTGATATTATGATTGGCGAAGGCCCGGCTGCACGTTCTATCAAGCTAGATTTACCGCCTTTTACTCTCATTGGCGCAACTACTCGCGCCGGTTCGCTTACCTCGCCTCTAAGGGATCGTTTTGGCATTGTACAAAGATTAGAATTCTACTCGGTGGACGATCTGACTTCTATCGTTAAACGCAGTGCCGATTGCTTAAATTTAAATTTATCACCGGACGGGGCTTATGAAGTCGCTCGTCGCTCTCGTGGCACCCCCCGCATTGCCAATCGCCTGCTTCGCCGAGTGCGAGACTATGCCGATGTTCGCAATAACGGTATCATTACCTCAGGGATTGCCAAACAAGCGCTTACCATGCTAGATGTTGATTCCGAAGGATTTGACTTTATGGATATCAAACTGCTACAAGCCATTGTAGAACGTTTTGACGGTGGCCCTGTAGGGGTGGATAACCTTGCCGCCGCCATTGGTGAAGAACGGGATACCATTGAAGATGTGCTGGAACCTTATCTGATTCAACAAGGCTTTCTGCAACGCACTCCAAGAGGGCGAATTGCCACCAACCGCACCTATGCTCACTTAGGCATTACCAAAATTGACTAATGCATAAGCGGTCATTTTCTCTTGAAAATTTGCCAATA comes from Mannheimia granulomatis and encodes:
- a CDS encoding Dam family site-specific DNA-(adenine-N6)-methyltransferase — its product is MNHPKHRAFLKWAGGKYRLISDIQTHLPKKACLVEPFVGAGSVFLNTDFERYILADVNPDLINLFNVVKGDVEQYIAHTKLLFLHPKANTEAFYKARRTEFNRSKDSFRRSVIFLYLNRFGYNGLCRYNKKQGYNVPFGRYKTHYFPEKELRFFAEKAQKAEFVCADFEQVFEQIKQSPSDCVIYCDPPYAPLKQETNFTQYAGGGFSLAQQMRLAQLAFEMKEQGIPVLISNHDTEFTRQIYQSAQMQSIQVQRSIGQNADSRIKVGELFALFI
- the aroB gene encoding 3-dehydroquinate synthase → MLQVNVELKERSYPIIIGAGLLNDPASYRPLKAGDKVMVVSNPTIATHYLATVTQALTELGCQVDSVLIPDGEQHKTLDSLNLIFTALLEKNHNRDTTLIALGGGVIGDVAGFTAASYQRGIRFIQIPTTLLAQVDSSVGGKTAVNHSLGKNMIGAFYQPVSVIVDTDTLHTLAKREVSAGLAEVIKYGAIFDLPFFEWLEKHIDDLVNLQQDALEYCIQRCCQLKADVVARDETEKGDRALLNLGHTFGHAIEARMGYGVWLHGEAVSVGMLEAAALSHILGDLSEEDVGRLEKLLARANLPTVSPDGMEPVEYLPYMWRDKKVLSGQLRLILLKSLGQAYVSAKATEAQVLASIERFTQR
- the aroK gene encoding shikimate kinase AroK, translated to MAEKRNIFLVGPMGAGKSTIGRQLAQILGMEFIDSDSVIEERAGAEIDWIFDVEGEAGFRKREERILNELTQNHGIVLSTGGGSVLSKDNRNVLSARGIVVYLETTVDKQFERTQRDKKRPLLKTEDPRKTLEEIAKIRNPLYEEIADITIHTDEQSAKVVATQIIDLIDNLQ
- a CDS encoding penicillin-binding protein 1A; this translates as MRIAKIIFSTLLSLFILGGVIAGLLYMHIKSDLPDVATLKNVELQQPMQIFTLDGKLIGEVGEERRIPVKLEDVPPMLRKAILATEDARFYEHKGIDPRGIMRALWRTSQGDTQGASTITQQLAKNFFLTPERSLERKAKEAILALEIEQVLTKDEILELYLNKIYLGYRSHGVAAAAKTYFNKTLSELTLSEIAIIAGLPKAPSTMNPLYSVKRAEDRRNVVLGRMLETGDISKEEYEKAKAEPVVASYYGAALEFRADYVTEMVRQEIVKRYGENIAYNKGLKVYATVISADQKAAQDALRENLIDYDRRHGWRGAEKLWTGNSAWDEEKIIDHLSKLPKSEPFTPAAVIEVDKSKYTILLANGESDSLKRVNASFASKGLKAGEQIWVRQNKNKEWVLGQIPEVNSALVSINSENGAIEAIVGGFSFEQSRFNRATQSLVQVGSAIKPFIYVAAMNKGLSLSTTISDSPIVIKKKGQKEWRPKNADGVYGGPLRARVALGKSKNMVAIRVLQMAGIDYVAGYLQRFGFNHSQYLATESLALGAASFTPLEMARAYAVFENGGYLIEPYIIDRIIDAQGYELYQANPVVACSACDNPVIYPEPEYFESVKIHDETQVNTAPVTLTKEEDLAEENAEIDPELQQTNNGEKSAPSLMAESSHHVKGLRYAPHVISSELAFLMRSALASAITGEPENGWRGTSYRMLNSIKRADVGGKTGTTNNAKATWYAGFGADISTVVYVGFDDNKRNLGKNASGSNTALPAWTSYMKVALADKPVKKDPLPKNIIEVNIDPNSGFLGNGRKEFFIKGTEPTKRYIIERAYTEKAPTTETQPLRLGLPPPGVLKGGELF
- the pilQ gene encoding type IV pilus secretin PilQ, which produces MSKILSLLLLTPSLVLANTLSISLKNAPTPAILTYLAEETDKNIVLEDNIDTKTTLRLDNKSIDEILKTISKINKLSLKQENDIAYINKQENKLESMPPIAHLQNNGKIQPLAPPKLITKTIKLYYAKASEIIDSLTKGSGTFLSENGYIHFDERSNSLIIKDSEKSLRNIEKLVKTLDHPTEQIAIEARIVTISSEHLQELGVRWGMFSSSPDHYKFGGKLEGNGLNNVANNLNVNFPVANGASAVLQVASINSRLLDLELSALEQENSVEIIASPRLLTTNKKAASIKQGTEIPYVMYNTKSEATDVEFKEAVLGLEVTPHLSTHNQILLDLIVTQNSPNSQSGSSGLITIDKQELNTQVFAKHGETIVLGGIFQHLTQKGEDKVPILGSIPFIKRLFSQTRDKISKRELVIFVTPYILQSSEKTITTSKLK